The nucleotide window TTCCGGCGTGGCGTCGGCCGAACGGCGCTCGTCGCCCGGCTCCGACCCCTCGCGGGGGGTGTGGTCGGGCCCGCCTCCGAGCACGTCGCTCGCCGGGTCCGGCTCGTCGCGGCGGGTGCGGTCGGGGGCTCCACGCGGCACGTCGTCGGGCGCGTGTGGGCTCCGGGGAGAGCCCGGGTCCGGCGACCCGGCGTCCGCGTCGCCGCGGGCGGGGTCGGTCGACCCCCCGCGTTCCGTGTCGTCTGTCAGCCCGTCGAACGGGTCCCCCCCCGACAGCGCCTCCAGGTCGAACTCGTCGTCCCCCGTCGCCGGCTCGCCGGTCGGAGCCGTCGAGGCGTCGTCCCGACTCCGGCCGACGCCACCGGGTGCGCCGCGGGTCGGGTCCGTCGCCGACGGGTCGGTGCCGTCGGACGGAGTCCCGGACGTTCCGGCGCCCGGCAGCGGCTCCACGACCGGCTCCGAGGCGTCGGGGTCGCTCGTCACCACCACGTCCACGCCCGACGGCGGGTCGAAAGCACCCGCGTCCGACTCCGTCACGACGACGGACGACGGCCGACCGTCGGCCGTCCGGACGAGGTGGTTGAACACTGCCACCGCGTCGGGGGTCGACGGGGTCGTCACGAGCGCCGGCCGGTCGCCGACAGCCCCTCCGAGCGACGACTGCCCGGCCGCGACCGGGTCCAGCGCCCGGTTGTCCAGCTTCCGGAACACGGTCCGGGTGAGACTGTCGTCGGCGACCCGCCAGCCGTTGGTCTCCAGCCCGGAGTCGACGAACCGCTCGAAGTTGCTCCAGGGCGGCTCCGGTACGCCGGCGTAGCCGTCGCCACTCCAGCGCCCCTGCGCGACGACCGGTCGACGCTCCCCGTCGACCGTCGCCGCGAGGAGACACCGGATCTCCCCCCCGTCGGCGTCCGCCCGGTAGGCGGCGAGTACCCCCGTCTCGAAGTCACGACGGGCTCTCGCGGCGTCGTTCCGGCGGACGTCGTCACCGTCGATCGGGCGGCCGGCCGCGGCGTCGAACAGGTTGACGCGGAGGCTCACGCCGGCTCACCCGGCAGACGGCACGACTCACTCTGAGAGGACATCTGACTCGGCGGACGTTCACGACCGGGGCGCAAAAATCCTCTCCCACGACGGCCCGGCGACTCTCGCCGGGGGCGCCGAGGGGTGTGGAGGCCGCGAGCGTCCCCGTGTAGAGCAGCGTAGGGTGGAGGTCGACAGCCGCGTCAGTTCTCCAGTTCCGGTGCGTCTTCGATCCGCATGCCGCCGATCTTCTCCGTGATCTCGTCGAGCTTGCCGTCCAGGTCGTCGACGAACTCGGCGGTCCGCTCCGTCGTGATCGCCCCCTGGCTCGACGGCTCGATCAGGTTCTCCTCCTCCAACACCCGCAGCGAGTACCGGACCTTGTGGTGAGGGTAGCCCGTCTCGTTCGACATCTTCACGATCCCGATCGGCTCGTTCTCGATCACCATCCGCAACACCTTCAGGTGCCGTTCCAGCATGTCGACCTCCTTCTCCAGTCGATCTATCATGGCACTTGTTAACTTGTCCCTACCAGATTTAAAGGTTCTCCCTCGGGCCGACCGCCGAGATCGGACGGTGGTGCGAGAGTGACGACACCCGGACGCGGTCGGGTGACGTGTCTCGGCGGCTCCCGACGAGGCTGATTCGCATCGGGCTTGTTCATCTCGGGATTTGAATGTTCGGGGAAGACGGACCCGTTGCCGCGACCCCTCGTCTCGGCGCCCGGCCGGCGGACCGAAATCGCTTTGCCCCGGCCTTCGGAAGTTGCGTGCGGTATGACTGTCACCATCGTCGGCACCCAACTGGGCGACGAGGGCAAGGGAGCCCTCGTCGACCGCTACGGCGGGGCCGCCGACGTCGTCGTCCGGTACCAAGGAGGAGACAACGCCGGCCACACCGTCGTCGAGGACGGTGAGGAGTACGCGCTGTCGTTGGTCCCCTCCGGTGCCGTCCGCGGGACGACTGGCGTGCTCGGCAACGGCTGTGTCGTCAACCCGCAGACACTGTTCTCCGAGCTCGACGACCTCCGCGAGCGCGGGCTGGAGCCGGACGTGCGCGTCGCCCGCCGTGCACACGTCATCTTCCCGTACCACCGTCGGCTCGACGGCATCGAGGAAGAGGCCAAGGCCGACTCCGGCGAGGAGATCGGCACCACCGGTCGCGGGATCGGCCCCTCGTACGAGGACAAGGCCGCCCGCCGGGGGGTCCGGGTCGGTGACCTCCTGGCGCCGGACGTGCTCCGCGAGAAGCTGGAACACGTCGTCCCACAGAAGCGCGCGCTGATCGAGGACGTGTACGACGCCGACGCCGGCGAGGAGTGCGACCTGGAGGCGCTCCACGAGGAGTACGCCGACTACGGCCGTCGGCTCGGCGAGGAGGGGATGACCGTGAACTGCGGCGACTACCTCGCCGACCGACTGGCCGACGGCGACAACGTCGTGTTCGAGGGTGCACAGGGCACCTGTATCGACGTCGACCACGGCAACTACCCGTTCGTCACCTCTTCGAACCCGACGGCCGGCGGCGCCACCGTCGGCACCGGGCTCGGTCCGACCGTCGTCGGCGACGGCGAGGTGATCGGCGTCGTGAAGGCGTACCTCTCGCGTGTCGGCTCCGGCCCGATGCCGACGGAGCTCGACGGTGACGACGAGGCGGAGGCCCTCGCGACGGAGATTCGCGAGCGTGGCGGGGAGTTCGGCACCGTCACCGGTCGCCCGCGCCGGGTCGGTTGGCTGGACCTGCCGGTGCTCCGGCACGCCGCCCGCGCCAACGGCCTCACCGGAATCGCGGTCAACCACCTGGACGTGCTCGCCGACCTGGACGAGCTCGCCGTCGGCCACGCCTACGAGCTCGACGGAGAGACGATCCACACCCCACCGACCCGCACGGAGGCCTGGGAGGAGTGCTCCCCCGTCACCCGGTCGTTCGAGCCGTGGCCGGACGTGGACTGGGACGCCGTCGCCGACGAGGGGTACGACGCGCTCCCCGCCGCCGCTCGGACGTACCTGGAGTACCTGGAGTCGGAGTTGGACACGGAGGTGTACGCCGTCGGCGTCGGCCCGGACCGCGACCAGACGATCGAACTCGTCGACCCCTGGGACCGGGTCTGAGCCTCGCGTCCGTTCCCGACTCGGACTCTCTCGTCTGTTCTCGGACTCCCCCGTCTGCTTTCGACTCGGACTCTCTCGTCTGTTCTCGACTCAGACTGCGTCGGCGGTGACCCGGCCGACAGCGACGGAGCCGACGAGGTAGACGCCGACGGCGACGAGCAGCCCGCTCGCGGTGCCGACGAGCAGGTCCGGCGTGTCGGTGACGAACCCGACCGCGAACATCACCACCCCACCCAGGTCCAGTCCGAGTCCGAACAGCCTCGGTCCCGGTGACTCCTCGGAGGCGTCGACCAACTCCCCGAACGACGCCCCCTCGTCGTCTGCCTCGCCGGCCAGCCCGACGAACCACGGCACGAACAGGTACGAGCCGACTCCCGAGAGGACGCCCGCGATCGACCCGTACGGGAGGCTCTCCAACGCAGTCAGTCCGACGGCCCCGAACGCGACCGGGAAGCCGACGAGCGACGAGAGCCCGATCAGACGGGACACCAGTTCGTTCGACACGGATTCGTCAGTCGACGCGGATTCGTCAGTCGACACGAGAGAACGACAGGAGGCTCTCGAACAAGAGTCCCGTGGCACTGTCTCCGCTCGGACACAGCGTGTAGGAGATCCGTCACGAGCCGCTCGGCGCGGTTGCTCGGACGATACCCGAGAGACCGACGGGCTACCCCACCGTCAGTTCCAGCAACGCCTCCTGGGCGTACAGTCTGTTCTCCGCCTGCTGCCAGACGACCGACTGACCGCTCTCCAACACCGCCTCCGTCACCTCCTCACCCCGGTGGGCCGGCAGACAGTGCATGAACACGGCGTCGTCCGCGGCCAGCCCGAGGAGGTCGCTGTCGACACCGAACCCCCCGTCGACGAACGCCGCGCGCTTGTCCCCGTCCGGGTCTTCGCCCATGCTCACCCACACGTCAGTGTAGACGGCGTCCGCGTCCGCGACGGCCGCCGCCGGGTCCGTCGTCGTCTCCGGTGGCCCCCCGAGCGCCACCGCTCGCTCCAACAACCCGTCGTCCAGGCCGTACCCCGCCGGCGTCGCCACGGTGAGGTCCACACCCAGCGCCGCACAGCCGACGACCAACGACCGACAGACGTTGTTCGTGTCGCCGACCCAGGTCAGGCTCGCGTCCAGTCCGACCGTCTGCCGGAGCGTCAACAGGTCCGCCAGCGTCTGACACGGGTGGGCGGCGTCCGTCAGCCCGTTGACCACCGGGACGCTCGCGTACTCCGCGAGCGTCAGTAGGTCCTCGTGGTCGAACAGCCGGGCGACGATCCCGTCGACGTAGCCGGACAGCGCCCGGGCGGTGTCCCGCAGCGGCTCGCCGGCGCCCAGTTGGAGGTCGTCCGGCCCGAGGAACTGGGCGTGACCCCCCAGCCGCGTCAGCCCGGTCTCGAAGGAGACGCGCGTCCGGGTGGAGGGTTTCTCGAACAACAGGGCGACCGTCTGGCCGGCCAGCGGCGACCCGGAGGGGTCGTCCGCGCGGGCCGTAGCGTCGGCCAACAGCCCGCGCAGCGCCGCCGGCGAGCGGTCGTCGACGGTCGTGAAGTCGTCTGCTTCCGTGGTGTCGTGTGGGGGTTGCATCTGCATGGTGTGTCGTGACAGCGTATGGTGTGGTGGCGGTGCGTCCGTGCCGGAAGAGGAGAAGGTGGGTGGGGTGGGAGGCCCCTATCGCAGTCGCTCGACGGCGTCGACGAGGACGGCCGTCGCGTGGTCGACCGCCGGCAACGGGACGCGTTCGTCGCTCGTGTGGTCCAGCGTGGAGTCGCCCGGGCCGTACGTCACCGTCGGGACGCCCCAGGCGTCGGCGTACAAGTTGGCGTCGGCGGTGCCGGTCTTCCGGAGCAGCCGCGTGTCGCCGCCGGCCGTCCTGATCGCCGCCCGGA belongs to Halobaculum sp. MBLA0143 and includes:
- a CDS encoding adenylosuccinate synthase — protein: MTVTIVGTQLGDEGKGALVDRYGGAADVVVRYQGGDNAGHTVVEDGEEYALSLVPSGAVRGTTGVLGNGCVVNPQTLFSELDDLRERGLEPDVRVARRAHVIFPYHRRLDGIEEEAKADSGEEIGTTGRGIGPSYEDKAARRGVRVGDLLAPDVLREKLEHVVPQKRALIEDVYDADAGEECDLEALHEEYADYGRRLGEEGMTVNCGDYLADRLADGDNVVFEGAQGTCIDVDHGNYPFVTSSNPTAGGATVGTGLGPTVVGDGEVIGVVKAYLSRVGSGPMPTELDGDDEAEALATEIRERGGEFGTVTGRPRRVGWLDLPVLRHAARANGLTGIAVNHLDVLADLDELAVGHAYELDGETIHTPPTRTEAWEECSPVTRSFEPWPDVDWDAVADEGYDALPAAARTYLEYLESELDTEVYAVGVGPDRDQTIELVDPWDRV
- the argF gene encoding ornithine carbamoyltransferase, whose translation is MQMQPPHDTTEADDFTTVDDRSPAALRGLLADATARADDPSGSPLAGQTVALLFEKPSTRTRVSFETGLTRLGGHAQFLGPDDLQLGAGEPLRDTARALSGYVDGIVARLFDHEDLLTLAEYASVPVVNGLTDAAHPCQTLADLLTLRQTVGLDASLTWVGDTNNVCRSLVVGCAALGVDLTVATPAGYGLDDGLLERAVALGGPPETTTDPAAAVADADAVYTDVWVSMGEDPDGDKRAAFVDGGFGVDSDLLGLAADDAVFMHCLPAHRGEEVTEAVLESGQSVVWQQAENRLYAQEALLELTVG